Genomic DNA from Oncorhynchus nerka isolate Pitt River linkage group LG17, Oner_Uvic_2.0, whole genome shotgun sequence:
tgtatgttGTTATCTACCTTAGTTGAGCAAGTCACTCTGGAGAAGATAAATGACTCAAATGGAAATGGAAATGTGAAAAGTAACATTCAAAATTAACTGCAAAGCACACTGGGTATTGTTATGTTTTGGGGcagagctcattagaataatactcAGCAGTGCTTTGCAATTGTTAATTTTTACATTTatgttttagtcatttagcagacgctcttatccaaagaGACTTAGATCATTGATCTTAAGACAGTTAGGTGAGACAACATATCACTATCGTAtcaagtacattttccctcaacaaagtatttatcaatattttttatatttatttcatttaacaaACACTCTTATCACACCATAGTGCTATCATTACTTCTGATACCATTGCAGGGAGAAAGGGATTTAACGGTTCAGAAGATGTCAACCGTTAAAAAACATAGTATAGTTATTTGAAAATACAAAATGCGTTGGAGCCCAGTGTAATTCAACTGACAAAATACTCAAAAGTAATTCAAAATACATATTTCAAATACATAAATACCCAATACTCTATCACACTTCCTTATCAAAGAAACTACACAGTCAAGTAGGAAgccactccctctcctctggtGTAGAGCTCAATGAAACAGAAAGTCATATTTCACACTACTGCCATTGTTTAACCTACGGGAGAGAGCACCAAAATGGCAGAGAATCAGGAACTGTTCTGTTGCTCCATCTGTCTGGATCTACTGAAGGATCCGGTGACTACTGCTTGTGGACACAGTTACTGTATGGGCTGTATTAAAGAAAGCTGGGATCAGGATGTTCTGAAAGGGGTCTACAGATGTCCCCAGTGCAGACAGACCTTCACCCCAAGACCCGTTCTGAAGAGAAACATTGTGCTGGCTGAAGTGGTGGAGAAACTGAGGAAGACAGGACTCCAGGCTGCTCCCCCTCCTGCTCTGTGCTATGCTGAACCTGGAGATGTGGCGTGTGATTTCTGCACTGGGACCAGAAAGCAGAAAGCCCTCATGTCCTGTCTGGCGTGTCTGGCCTCATACTGTGAGACTCACCTCCAACTTCACTATGAATCTCCTGCTTTGAAGAAGCACAAGCTGGTCAAAGCCACCGCACAACTACAGGAGAAGATCTGCTCTCATCATGACAAACTGCTGGAGGTTTTCTGTCGTACCGATCAGCAGTGTATCTGTTATCAGTGTGTGATGGATGAACATAAAGGCCATGATACAGTGTCAGCTTCAGCAGAGAGGACTGAGAAACAGGTAAGACCAGATCAACTTGTTGGTGACTGTCTgataaacaaataattaaagatacagtagGAACTAAGGATGTTTGAATATGAGATCATTCAAATTAAATTGATCCTCAGCAGAACAAATATGAACACAAACCTTGATTATATAGATATGTTAACCCAGATTCTCCAAATGTATCACCATTTTCTAAAGTCAAACACTATTATCATTCTAAATGCCCTTTTTTCAGTCCAAACTTCAGTATAACCTCCTTGATACATGTAGGTATACAGTAAAATTATGATCATTCACATAGAAACATAATAAAATCACACTGCAAAGGGACCATCAATATTTTAGACCTTCCTCTCTATGGGCCCTATGTCACATTACTATACTATTGATCTACTGGACTAATACAGTTTGTTAGCTCACTGAAGGATGTGATTCTCCACAGAGGCAGCTGGAGATGAGTCAGCAGAAGGTCCAGCAGAGattccaggagagagagaaggagctgaaGGAGCTCAGACAGGCTGTGGAGTCTCTCAAGGTGAGTGTTGTTGACCAGAGGAGACATACCATTtcacttctctcctccagtcaaagagagagggagagagaagggcccATCTCCAATCCCACTTACCCCACTGTTGGGAACAGGATGTCTTGACCCCTTTCAGAGAACAGACTGCTTATGAACCCGGGTTTACTGCAGGAGAATGCAATATCTTGAACATTACACCAAGAGGACATTCCCTATTGGGCTGTGGGCCAACACCGAATTTGAAGTTGCAGGCGGGGCTATCTCATCACATAACCATGAGTAACCATGACCGACTCATGTCCCCTATATATGAACAtggagccctctctctctcacaatttTTCTCAATTCaaagggttttattggcatgggaaacataggtTTGCATTGCCAaatcaagtgaaatagataataaacaaaagtgaaataaactatcagaaattaacagtaaacattacactcgtTTAACTGCAAAGTTAGTTAGTTTCAAAGGTATAGAGACATTTCTAATCTTATAATTCAAGTGCAAACAGAGTGAGCTGTGTGCCAGAATGAGTTCTGGAGGTGAAATGGAAAGGAATGAGGGAGAGTTAAGTGAGGTAGAAGGTGTGGTGAAGACCTCAGAACCAGAGCCTGACATCAATGGACATGATAAAGAAGAATCTGGTGCAGTAGGAGTTACATTGTTGGAGGAAGTGGATCCATACCTTTTGGCAGATCCATTTGTGGTTTTAGGGTGGGTGGGAAAGGAGTTGGGTGCAGTTGAATCAGTGAAGGTAACCTGTAGTGGAATTCTGATATTTGTTTGTGTTTCATTTGACCAGAGGGAGTGGGCGCTCCGTGTCGCAACTTGGGTCAAGATCTGTTTCTTGCTTTGATCTCAGGAACAGGGcaccattgaaaggagtgatttcTAGGGTAGTGTTAAGTGTGGAGCAATTGAAGTTGAGGATTCCTGGTGTTTGTGATGCCCGCGGTTTGGTGCGAAGCAGACCCGGTGGTGATCGTGGTGAAACAGAGGAGTCACTGTCAGTCCTTTTGAGTGTTTACCCAACAAAGTCATGTCAGGATACATCAGTTATCCTGTTATAGGTTTTGTGACAAATCTGCTGCACTTTTTCAGGTGCAACGTTGAcggtcatgttgcagcagtttGTTGGAGGGAGATTCCAAGATGGgggaagtgtgcaggagggcgTGGGATAGAAAATGGTGTTGTTTCGGTGGATAAAGTTGTGTGTAGGGGTGCCCTGTTGTTGGGGGTCGGAAGTGtccagtgagagagaggcaggtttaGGTGGCTAGagtcagagtagtgcagaaggtgtcgtatgctgaggcagtgaagaaagtagaggaggatgggtcaagggtgagggatcctgagaggatccctgtgtgtagtagatctgtgccagcacagagggataggccaacgagtgatatatgcttcagtaaggttggcttcttagagttcatagcaatggttatcaactgtactgcagatATGGAACGtaaatcacagaaaatagatgttgcggtggcagctgcagagaagtatttgGGCATACGACCCTGAGTTACAGGCTGTGTTGAGTGGTGGTGTCCCGTCCTCCCAGGGCGTTGACATggtgcatgtctctctctctcattctatctctCTCGCGGCAGTTGGTTGTGTGAGGGTCGTGAGGAGGGCTGCTATTCTTTTTTCTTTTGGTTGTTGTGTTCTTTcttagattaaaaaaaaaaaataattcttGGTGGAGCGTTTGTTTATTGGTTTCCACTGTTTATCATTTTGAGTTGAGGGGGGAGTAGGGGTAGTTTGTTTGAGGTTGGGCGGCGTGATGGCCACGATGTCGTCAGCCGAGTGGGGAAGAAACGCTGTCGTTCGTAGTGGCTTCACTTGCGTTCAGGAGAATAGTGTTTATTATGGACAAACAGATCCTTAAGGAGTTGCTTAGTTTTGGGAAATTTGAAAGTGGTTTTCGTGTGCTCTCGGCTGGGTGCCAAGCATAATTCCTTAAACATGTTGTCTCCTTTCGTAAGCAAGTATTGGTTTCTTAACAATTGCTATGGGACAGTCTACTGGAGGAAGTACCAGGGGGaagagagtagagcagggccaaGTGGTAGTTCGCAGGCAGCGGAGAGAAATGGTGGGGCGGGAGCTAGTGGGATGGTGgaggtgaggcgggttgcagctGGGCAACATGGGCAACATGGGTAACATGGGCAACAGGGGCAGAGGCAGGTTGCTGTAGTAATGGAGACTCCGGTGGGCTCATCCCAGGAAATATGTATTGCCTGCCATTGGGGAGGAGGCACTAatcagggaggcagacaggggaggaggaggaaggttttgtgccaatggaggaggaggaagaggtgtggtGAGTAGgcgggagtggaggaggaggaggcctcGTTTTCAGGTGGCTCATTGGATCCAGAGCTGACAGCCAGAAGGGCCCAGTATATATGGTGAGATAACTTAAAAGGTTCCTGATGGAGACTAAAGTCTTATTTTATTGATCCTGGAAGGTTTTTAAGGTCAGTACAACTCGCGATGAAGGATGTGGGGTTTAGTGTCCTCTCACTCAGGATGTTGTATAGGCTAAGAAAATGGGTCATGGGTGCTTAAAACCTctgggctgagatcccgctaacgggatcgatatgacaacagccagtgaaagtgcagggcgccaaattgaaaacaacagaaatcccataattaaaattcctcaagcatacaagtattttacaccattttaaatatacacttcttgttaatcccaccacagtgtccgatatcaaaaaggctttacgacgaaagcaaaccaaacgattatgttaggtcagagccaagtcacagaaaaacacagccatttttccagccaaagagaggagtcacaaaaagcagaaatagagataaatgaatcattaacctttgatgatcttcatcagatgacactcataggacttcatgttacacaatacatgtatgttttgttcgataaagttcatatttatataaacaaAATCTCAGTGTACATTGACGTGTTACGTTCAgcagttccaaaacatccagtgattttgcagagagccacatcaatttacagaaataatcatcataaacattgatggaagatacaactattatgcacGGAATTATGGAtacacctctccttaatgcaactgctttgtcagatttcaaaaaagctttaccaaaaaagcacaccatgcaataatgtgagtacagcgctcagagaccaaaacaacccaaacagatctccgccatgttgtgttgtcaacagaagtcagaaatagcattataaatattcacttacctttgatgatcttcatcagaatgcactcccaggaatcccagttccacaataaatgtttgttttgttcgataatgtccagcatttatgtccaaatacctccttttttcCCGCGCGTTTAGCCCAGTATCCAAATTCATGACGCGCGATCACTAGgtgcagacgaaaagtcaaaaatctctgttacagtccgtagaaacatgtcaaacgatgtatagaatcaatctttaggatgtttttaacataaatcgtcaataatgttccaaccggagaattcctatgtcttcagaaatgcaatggaactcaagctaactctcacgtgaacgcgTGTGGCCAGCTCGTGGCTCTCTGGCAGATCTCTGACTCATTACCCTCTCtttcgcccccacttcacagtagacgcatcaaacaaggttctaaagactgtcgacatctagtggaagccgtaggaagtgcaattcgaccccatagacactgcattcaatagggaatgagttgaaaaatgtcccacttcctggttggattctttctcaggtttttgtctgccatatgaattctgttatactcacagacatcattcaaacagttttagaaacttcagagtgttttctatccaaatatactaataatatgcatatattagtttACTCTGggtaccttattcatccaagctactcaatactgcccccataAATAACAAGTTAAGAATCAGCTTAAATGTATTCATTTATTTCTGGCATGGTGGCTTTATGGGCTTCTCTACTGGTTTCTGATTGTGGTGTTTTCCCTCCCACCTCTTATGGAGATTTCAAGGTTAGACTTCCATAACATGAACAACGGCAGAGCCTGGGggaatgtaaatgtgatttttttgcAAAAGACACAGTGATGTGATTAATGAAGTGTATTGGGGTGTCTGGTGGAAGGGGCGCAGGTTctggagtggcaggtagcctagtggttagagcgttggactagtaactgaaaggttgcaagactgagctgacaaggtaaaagtctgtcattctgcccctgaacaaggcagttaacccactgttcctaggctgtccttgaaaataagaatttgttcttattgcCTATTGACCTGCCTAGTTTCAAAAAAAGGTTCTGAGCCATGgcacaaatcttagtgcaggtgTAGCAAAATAGGTGTGTAAGGGTAGGTTGTTAGTGGTTAGAGTCAAAATCAATTAACTTGTCTTTGCTTTCATAAATGTGTATGTACCTAGTACAGGGCTCAGTTCTCTGTTTCACCAGGGCCCAGGCAGGTGTCCTATCGGAAATTACATGTAATGCTCTTACAAGATACCACTTTTTCTCAAGATTCCAAGGCTTTTGCGATAGGTGGGGACAGCAGAAGGGGGCGTTTGAGTCTCTTGGTCAGTTGTAGGACGTAGGGAAATCCCAGATTTTGGTTTTCTGTCAGCAGTATACAGATTTGTCCTCTTCAGAAGCCAGGAGAGTACTGGGGGAGCTTGAGCGGTTCATAAGTGAGGTGGAGGCTGAGCTGGTGGGGCAGGGTAGGGTGGGGCAGGAAAATTATCTATCTGAACTACGTAGGGACCTAAGGGATTTATTTTCAGATTAAAGCAAAAGGAGCACTTGTAGGAGCTAGATTTTCTATGTTGAGAGAGATGGACGCTCTCAGCTATTTTGGGTTGGAAAACAGTGGCGAAACAAACCAAAAAATCCATTGTTTACATTTATCTGATGGGCATGCAACTTCTGTTGTGGGGGAGATGAGGGAGCCTGTCGCAGAAAAATCAAATGGACATTTCCATGGCCTTTCACAGACAAGCCCGACCACCCCGTTGCATGAGTTCGTTGGGGTGGGTGAACTGCTGCTAAGCTGTAAACAGGCGGCTTTGACTCTCCTGTCCAAAAAAAGGGGATTTGAGCGACTTAAacaactggaggcctgtggcattgctCTGTGTGGACTATAAGGTCTTCGGCAAGGTCCTCGCTAACAGATGTtgtggaaattcttacacagggacactcaaagtcaatcttaaattaaACATCCTTTATTTTTCAGCAtcctggagaggttccaaccaactcaatgcaccacagattagttatatttgcatgatttagcataattaattaatcattaccgttttgtttcattcatgtgaccgaccaacactggttcataacatgtgaaAGACCAATACCTCActctctctaagctgagaccttgaaactgagatatctttcGTTCTTAAAACAAGGTCTGGGCGTAGTGCCAAATTGCAGCTCCTGATAGTGAGGATTCGTTCACTCagccacttgcatgaacacagaaatttgtttttagaacagcacatgaatagaacacagaaatgTGTTATGAGAGCACAAACATTCAAATGTCCATCACACAGACTCAAGTCCCACCTGGACTCTATTGTACACAAGGACCAAACGTACCATGTACCAGGACGCTCAATAACAGGCAATCTGTTCATAGTCAGGAGAAAGCCTTTGATAGGGTGGACCATGAATATCTGTTCACTGTGTTGTTTTGGTTGTGGGGAGAATTTTGTGGCCTGATTTTAATGTTGTGGCCTTTCTGGGCCTGCTAAGCTGGAGGCTACAGGGAGTGTGGGAGCCAGGCATAGGTTTGGGGACAGTCATGGCAGTGTCAGCATATGTTGATGACGTCTGTTAGGGATGAGCAGGACCTGAACAgcacccagcagacaaatcattacaaacagttaccagccaagtagaggagttacacaagtcagaaatagtgatacAATGAATCACTCACTTTTGATGATCTTcctatggttgcactcacaaggctcccatttactcaataaatgtttgttttgttcgataaagtccctgtCTATATCCAAAAACCTAATTTTGTTCgctcgttttgttcagtaatcccaCAGGCTCAAAGGCAGTCACAACAGACAGACGCAAAATCTGAAAAGTAtcagtaaagttcgtagaaacgtgtcaaacgatgtttataatcaatcctcaggttgtttttagtcataataatcaataatatttcaacaggacaatagctttgtcaatataaaaggaaaACAAGAAAGGCGTGCTCTCGGTCGTGCAGGAACAGGTTTGTACATCAGGCGGGAAACAGTGAGGAGGGGTCTGGAGCAGCCTGAGGAGGGGCCACAAACATTTTCACAACTGCAAGTGACAGTagagcctgggggagtttgaggaGGTGCTGGGTAAGGTGCTGTACACCCTCAGTGTCAAGGTTAGACACATCAGGAGCCTAGCAGGAGTGAAGGGGCATCAGTGGCAGGGGTTTGTGGGGATGAGAGCATGGCAGGGTATAGGTGGAAGGTCTGTAAGTTCCCAGTGCTGGAAAGGTCAGGGGTCTTCCAGTGGAGGCTATGACATGGAGCCCTGGACACAAATAGCTGGTTGGCTTGTATTGACCTGGGTGtttgggaggggtgtccattttcTGCAATGGCAGACTGTTTATCTTTTTTTCTGTGTTGCCAGGGTAATGCCATTACTGTTGATGCCTTAGTGTTGAGATTGAGTTTTACAAAATGATCAACAGTGTGGAGATGTTTCAGGAGGTATGGGTGCtcaggggggctgtctgtatggCTGGAGAGGAGGGGTTGGATGTACGGCTGGAACGTGGTGCTGGatggtgtattgtactgtgaCATTGGGTTCTGTataatgtgaatgtgtgtggctGTGGTGGCACACAATGTGCTTTTAGGAGGGGTTAGTGTAATGAGATGGCTCATTAAAGTAAGACAAggcagttctgtctctctctctctctctctctctctctctcaacagcgctctctctctctctcaacagcgCTCTGCACAAGCAGCAGTGGAGGACAGTGATCAGATCTTTACTGAGCTGATCCGCTCCATTGAGAGAAGGAGCTCTGAGGTGAAGGAGCTGATCAGAGCCCAAGAGAAGGCTCAGGTGAGTCAAGCTGAAGGACTCCTGGAGCAACTGAAGCAGGAGATAGCTGACCTGAGGAAGAGAAGCACTGAGCTGGAgcagctctcacacacagaggaTCACATCCATTTCCTCCAGGTAACTAAACTGCCTTGATACATGTGATACATCATTATTTtttgtctgtctttctgttctgtctcatttttctctctctctctctctctctctctctctctctctccagagttatcagtctctctccagcATCAGTGTATCTTCAGACTTACCCAGCATCGTTGTCCGTCCTCTTCAGTACTTTAGAGATGTGAGTAAGACTGTgtctgaactgagagagaaagtaGAAGACTTCCTTAAAGGAGAATGGACCAAGATCTCCACTACAGGTGTGTTGAAATTCTACTACAATACTAAGTCCTGTAAATCCAAACTGTAGTGCAATAAAAGGTCCTACAGCCATCACCTTAGACATGtggaatatcaaatcaaattgtatttctcacatgcgatgaatacaacaggtgtagaccttagtgtgaaatgcttacttactacaacccttaaccaacaacgcagttgaAGAAATCTGGGGTTAAGAAAACATTtactaaattaaataaataaataactaaaataaaaagtaacacaataaaataacaataccgaggctatatacagggggtaccgggaccgAGTCGATGTGTCAGGTTAGTCAAGATCATTTATACAATGGCCGGGTGGCTATTTGGTTAATTGGTcagcagtcttgtggcttgggggtagaagctgttaaggagccttgaATATGGTATGATGATAACATTCCTTCTCTCtgtcaatgtgtttgtgtgtctgtagtgaATATAGTGGATGTTGTACTGCCTCCAGAGCCCAAGACCAGAGAGCAGTTCTTACAATGTGAGTCTTTTTATTCTGAAGTAACTCACAGTCTCTTTTTACTGACACTCCTAACAATCCCTGTGGAAATGTATAGCAATAGTAGATCTAATCAAAGACTGGGTATCTATCTGACTCCTCATATTGATCTCTGCTGTGCTCTAATCAAAGACAGGGTAGATACAGTATCTGACTAAAATTATTGTTCTAACTCCCCTCTTtggtctctgctctgctcttctcccagattcctgtcagctcacactggacccaaacacagcacacacacgcCTCTCTCTGTCTAAAGGGAACAGAAAGGTGACCTATACAGGCCAAGTCCAACCATATCCTGATCATCCAGACAGATTCACAAATGACTTGATGGTGCTGTGTGGAGAGGGTCTGTCTggacgctgttactgggaggtggagtggagtgggCTGTGTGTTATTACAGCAGTCTCATATAAAGACATCAGCAGAACAAGGAGAAGTAATACATTTGGACtcaatgacaagtcctggagtttACACTACTACAGTGATGGTTATTGGTTCAGACACAATAGTGTTAGGACGAAAGTACCAGGCGTTCAGTCCTCCAGAGTAGGAGTGTACCTGGATCACAAGGCAGGTACTCTGTCCTTCTACAGTGTCTCTGACACAATGACCCTCCTCCACAGAGTCCAGACCACATTCACTCAACTCCTCTATCCTGGGTTTTCTATCGATTGTATTTTCTCTGGTACtgctgagctggttaaactgtagtaAGGGCCCATTTACTAAATTAATTAAAATTATTCAAATGCAAAGTTTTCATCTTGTACATCAAAATTCTGTCCTGTGTTTTGTCTCTATGGTACTtctgagctggttaaactgtagtagggtccacatagatactagtcatgctggtatagtctatagctgagctggttaaactgtagtagggtccacatagatactagtcatgctggtgtaatctatagctgagctggttaaactgtagtagggtccacatagatactagtcatgctggtatagtctatagctgagctggttaaactgtagtagggtccacatagatactagtcatgctggtgtaatctatagctgagctggttaaactgtagtagggtccacatagatactagtcatgctggtgtagtctatagctgagctggttaaactgtagtagggtccacatagatactagtcatgctggtgtagtctatggctgagctggttaaactgtagtagggtccacatagatactagtcatgctggtgtattctatagctgagctggttaaactgtagtagggtccacatagatactagtcatgctggtgtagtctatagctgagctggttaaactgtagtagggtccacatagatactagtcatgctggtgtagtcta
This window encodes:
- the LOC115144722 gene encoding tripartite motif-containing protein 16-like, which produces MAENQELFCCSICLDLLKDPVTTACGHSYCMGCIKESWDQDVLKGVYRCPQCRQTFTPRPVLKRNIVLAEVVEKLRKTGLQAAPPPALCYAEPGDVACDFCTGTRKQKALMSCLACLASYCETHLQLHYESPALKKHKLVKATAQLQEKICSHHDKLLEVFCRTDQQCICYQCVMDEHKGHDTVSASAERTEKQRQLEMSQQKVQQRFQEREKELKELRQAVESLKRSAQAAVEDSDQIFTELIRSIERRSSEVKELIRAQEKAQVSQAEGLLEQLKQEIADLRKRSTELEQLSHTEDHIHFLQSYQSLSSISVSSDLPSIVVRPLQYFRDVSKTVSELREKVEDFLKGEWTKISTTVNIVDVVLPPEPKTREQFLQYSCQLTLDPNTAHTRLSLSKGNRKVTYTGQVQPYPDHPDRFTNDLMVLCGEGLSGRCYWEVEWSGLCVITAVSYKDISRTRRSNTFGLNDKSWSLHYYSDGYWFRHNSVRTKVPGVQSSRVGVYLDHKAGTLSFYSVSDTMTLLHRVQTTFTQLLYPGFSIDCIFSGTAELVKL